Proteins co-encoded in one Gracilimonas sp. genomic window:
- a CDS encoding response regulator codes for MTERSVEILLVEDNKRDADLTLRALKKKKLSNKVVWVKDGEEALEYLFAKGRYADRSINDKPKVVLLDLKMPKVDGLEVLKEIRSNPVTKKLPVVIMTSSKEEQDIVQSYEYGVNSYIVKPVDFSKFMDSVAEVGLYWLLLNQPTND; via the coding sequence ATGACAGAACGATCAGTAGAAATATTGTTAGTAGAAGATAATAAACGAGATGCAGACTTAACCCTCAGAGCACTCAAGAAAAAAAAGCTCAGCAACAAAGTTGTTTGGGTCAAAGACGGTGAAGAAGCCCTCGAATATCTGTTTGCTAAAGGAAGATACGCGGATCGCTCAATCAACGATAAACCTAAAGTCGTATTACTGGATCTTAAAATGCCTAAGGTAGATGGGCTTGAGGTTCTCAAAGAGATTCGAAGTAACCCCGTAACTAAGAAGCTGCCGGTGGTAATCATGACCTCTTCCAAAGAAGAACAGGATATTGTTCAAAGCTATGAATATGGAGTGAACAGTTACATCGTGAAGCCGGTAGACTTCAGTAAGTTTATGGATTCCGTAGCTGAGGTTGGCCTGTACTGGCTTCTGCTCAATCAGCCAACCAACGACTAA
- a CDS encoding PAS domain S-box protein, which yields MELLFLENPNPMLIYDRDDLSIVDINPSALKLYGYTKEEFLKLTIRDLRPESEIEKLEQELDKHEKGFNDAGIVSHLRKDGTPVHVRILSSPVKNGDSNLRLVLAQNVTEYVDAKERLENEKELLTAVTQNLPGTFYVINQEGKTLRWNKNLETITGYSSQEIAKSSAFRYFDPKDHPKIKKAIAEGFKTGKAELKTNLITKNGDRIPFYFSASTSTLYGEPYLIGLGIDISKQHKAQEQLLQQKMLLDAITQQSESIIFVKDVDGPYKLVNEKFKQDLGFTGQQVIGKTDRNLFEPELAKQLIEDDTQVLESRTAKRFEEIIPTVDGSKTYYTVKYPLLDIPGYENSICGIATDITELKEAEGKLEELYEKEKREREQLQLINSRLQFLSRINTIFLEAGNTAAETLEKVAAVMVEEIADLCSFDLLIDDQLQRVVTRHRDKKKEEIAQRLHETNPDMFYSSSFLSEVLSSKKQVFIPEISDQLIDEYLTQPELADQVEALEIESVLIKPLLVQDREIGTMTLLLSGEQTEWVEDASILLDELAYKIALATDHLLVNEELSKLNETLEKKVEERTEMLEKANKELESFSYSVSHDLRAPLRAIDGYSSLLLEDYYDKLDEDGKEFLSILNDESKRMGELIDDLLSFSRMSRLSKSAARFSMKYLVNECVKEAKAVFPDTDPVIEVEDLPEVEADSRLIKQVWLNLLNNALKYCEPGKDPEIHIRSEHDKENQVYIFSIEDKGVGFDMKYADKLFGVFQRLHSDDEFEGTGIGLALVCRIINRHNGKTWADSTPGEGTTIYFSLPADIN from the coding sequence ATGGAACTACTTTTTTTAGAAAATCCCAACCCAATGCTTATTTATGACCGGGATGATTTAAGCATTGTGGATATAAATCCGTCTGCCCTTAAGCTATATGGTTATACTAAAGAAGAGTTTCTGAAACTGACAATCAGAGACCTTCGACCTGAATCAGAAATTGAAAAATTAGAACAAGAGCTGGATAAGCATGAGAAGGGATTTAATGATGCCGGGATAGTAAGTCACCTCAGAAAAGACGGGACTCCCGTTCATGTCAGAATACTTAGTTCCCCTGTTAAAAACGGTGATTCAAACTTAAGATTGGTATTAGCCCAAAATGTAACAGAATATGTAGATGCCAAAGAGCGGCTTGAGAATGAGAAAGAACTACTTACTGCGGTTACCCAAAACCTGCCCGGCACTTTTTATGTGATCAACCAAGAGGGTAAAACTCTACGGTGGAATAAAAACCTGGAAACGATAACCGGATATTCCTCTCAGGAAATTGCTAAAAGTTCCGCATTCAGGTATTTCGATCCTAAAGATCATCCCAAAATAAAAAAGGCCATTGCTGAAGGTTTTAAAACCGGGAAAGCAGAACTAAAAACCAATCTGATCACCAAAAACGGCGATCGTATCCCGTTTTACTTCAGTGCGAGCACATCAACGCTATATGGTGAACCTTACCTGATTGGGCTTGGAATTGATATATCCAAACAGCATAAGGCACAAGAACAGTTATTGCAACAAAAGATGTTGCTTGATGCCATTACGCAACAGTCCGAATCCATTATTTTTGTGAAAGATGTGGACGGCCCGTATAAACTGGTAAATGAAAAATTTAAACAAGACCTTGGGTTTACCGGGCAGCAAGTAATCGGTAAAACCGACCGAAATCTATTTGAGCCGGAATTGGCCAAACAGCTAATTGAAGATGATACACAAGTTTTAGAAAGTAGAACTGCAAAGCGGTTTGAAGAAATCATTCCAACCGTAGATGGCTCCAAAACTTATTATACAGTAAAGTATCCTCTTTTAGATATACCGGGATATGAGAACAGCATTTGCGGAATTGCTACCGATATCACGGAGTTAAAAGAAGCTGAAGGTAAACTTGAAGAGCTTTACGAAAAAGAAAAAAGGGAAAGAGAACAGCTTCAGCTAATAAATTCACGGCTGCAATTTTTATCCAGGATTAACACCATTTTTTTGGAGGCCGGTAATACGGCGGCGGAAACACTCGAAAAGGTAGCTGCCGTAATGGTAGAAGAGATTGCAGACTTATGTTCATTCGACTTACTGATTGACGACCAACTTCAGCGTGTGGTTACCCGGCACAGGGATAAAAAGAAGGAAGAAATTGCCCAAAGACTCCATGAGACAAATCCTGATATGTTTTATTCCTCTTCTTTCCTTTCTGAAGTACTCTCTTCAAAGAAACAGGTGTTCATTCCCGAAATCAGTGATCAACTTATCGATGAGTATCTCACACAACCTGAGCTGGCCGACCAGGTTGAAGCCCTGGAAATTGAATCCGTTCTCATAAAACCCCTATTGGTACAAGACAGGGAAATTGGAACCATGACCCTTCTCTTATCAGGTGAACAAACCGAGTGGGTAGAAGATGCCTCTATCCTGTTAGATGAACTTGCCTATAAAATCGCTCTTGCCACCGATCACTTGCTGGTAAATGAAGAGCTATCGAAGTTAAACGAAACGTTGGAGAAGAAAGTAGAAGAACGCACCGAAATGCTCGAAAAAGCAAACAAGGAGCTGGAATCATTCAGTTACAGCGTTTCTCATGATTTACGTGCACCCCTGCGGGCTATTGATGGCTACTCTTCCCTCCTGCTTGAAGATTATTATGACAAATTGGATGAAGATGGAAAGGAGTTTTTGAGCATTCTGAATGATGAGTCCAAACGAATGGGAGAACTGATTGACGACCTTCTTTCCTTCTCACGAATGAGCCGGCTAAGCAAAAGCGCCGCAAGGTTTTCCATGAAATATTTGGTAAACGAATGCGTTAAAGAAGCTAAGGCTGTATTTCCGGATACTGACCCGGTAATTGAGGTTGAAGATTTACCCGAAGTTGAAGCTGACTCCAGACTGATAAAACAAGTATGGTTAAACCTGTTGAACAATGCCCTGAAGTATTGTGAGCCCGGCAAAGACCCGGAAATTCACATCCGTTCGGAACATGACAAAGAAAATCAAGTTTACATTTTTAGCATAGAAGACAAGGGAGTAGGATTTGACATGAAGTACGCCGATAAATTATTTGGTGTTTTTCAACGCCTTCATAGTGATGACGAATTTGAAGGAACAGGAATTGGACTGGCTTTGGTCTGCAGAATTATCAATCGGCACAATGGGAAGACCTGGGCCGATAGCACCCCCGGAGAAGGCACCACCATATACTTTTCACTTCCGGCAGACATTAATTAA
- a CDS encoding PAS domain-containing protein, whose protein sequence is MLTEELTTEKIKDLKKPVPVNQESPFTFEELFFSVTDPKSNITYANEVFVRISKYEKEEVIGQLHKLIRHPDMPRSVFNIFWDHLNASKPVAAYVKNMAKDGSYYWVLALAFPCKGGYLSIRLKPGSELFNTVKECYAKTLQFEKRKEQQLGDKKKAMEESRAFLLNLLKKEGFADYREFMWNALQKEMSYRESILSQGMSEEKKKTEKHIVPPVLVKVETILSELVLGLENLQNIHNALIGHSDYILKLARSILLLSLNAQISSSKLDQDDMSLSVVAEKMGEQSVDGEKRLINMKENIHHLSDLIAEMNFEIISSKIQVEMTIDFFKELEKRKFEKEISLIKSDEVINLLYDAFMPRLDVISKGIGKVPAYLRDLMNGVKDIERFLLVLRFIHITGKVEVARMNDDANSFSTTFQDLVNEIETADSHLRELNEVVSDNKDSGLMYTAYQERLTNLIANIDRR, encoded by the coding sequence ATGTTAACTGAAGAATTGACGACTGAAAAGATTAAAGACCTCAAAAAACCGGTTCCCGTTAACCAGGAAAGTCCGTTTACTTTTGAGGAACTGTTCTTCTCTGTTACCGATCCAAAATCGAATATTACTTATGCCAACGAAGTTTTTGTACGAATAAGTAAATATGAAAAGGAAGAAGTAATCGGGCAGCTGCATAAATTAATTCGCCACCCGGATATGCCCCGGTCGGTCTTCAACATCTTTTGGGATCATCTGAATGCCAGCAAACCGGTTGCTGCCTATGTTAAAAACATGGCAAAAGATGGCTCTTATTATTGGGTGCTGGCACTGGCTTTCCCATGCAAAGGCGGGTACTTATCCATTCGTTTAAAACCGGGGAGCGAGCTTTTTAATACCGTTAAAGAATGCTATGCCAAAACCCTGCAATTTGAGAAGCGAAAAGAACAGCAGCTGGGAGATAAGAAAAAAGCCATGGAAGAATCCCGGGCTTTCCTGTTGAACCTGCTCAAGAAAGAAGGCTTTGCAGACTACCGGGAGTTCATGTGGAATGCGCTTCAGAAAGAAATGAGCTACCGCGAAAGCATCCTTAGCCAAGGTATGTCGGAGGAGAAGAAAAAGACCGAAAAACACATCGTGCCCCCTGTTCTGGTAAAAGTTGAAACGATACTCAGTGAACTGGTGCTGGGCCTGGAGAACCTGCAAAACATTCATAACGCCCTGATCGGGCACTCCGATTACATCCTGAAACTGGCTCGTTCTATACTGTTGCTTTCCCTGAATGCACAGATCAGTTCTTCAAAGCTGGATCAGGACGATATGTCGCTATCGGTTGTAGCCGAAAAAATGGGTGAGCAGTCGGTGGATGGGGAAAAGCGGCTCATCAATATGAAGGAAAATATCCATCATTTAAGCGACCTGATTGCGGAAATGAATTTCGAAATTATTTCTTCTAAGATACAAGTTGAGATGACCATTGATTTCTTCAAAGAGCTGGAAAAACGCAAATTTGAGAAAGAGATATCCCTGATTAAATCTGATGAAGTTATAAATTTGTTGTATGATGCCTTTATGCCTCGGTTAGATGTCATCAGTAAGGGAATTGGAAAAGTGCCGGCTTATCTTCGCGACCTGATGAACGGAGTGAAAGACATTGAGCGATTCTTACTGGTACTTCGGTTTATTCATATTACCGGAAAGGTGGAAGTAGCCCGTATGAACGACGATGCCAACTCATTTTCAACTACTTTTCAGGACCTTGTGAATGAAATTGAAACGGCCGACTCCCACCTTCGGGAACTAAATGAAGTGGTAAGCGATAACAAAGACAGCGGACTGATGTACACCGCCTACCAGGAACGCCTTACAAACCTTATTGCAAATATTGACCGCAGATAA
- a CDS encoding HAMP domain-containing sensor histidine kinase, giving the protein MQIIKDLFNGYSAPLLVLHRNNREICFATHPSSSVDELLGQSFEQAVTIVDENISKEPVACLQNQWLSFDERAFTWRDEEYTLIVFKQRNEVPDEETLASWRNMIAVMLHRFRSPLTGITGYVDLLNEYNENEQQEKYFDLIDKGINRLYDMMDELEILYTIDPNAMEDDEESTSLKAEKLVESILLDYPADVQKRINVQAIDPDFEFKGNPSSLKNILELLIQNGLQHGADNTVTVSVPSERLIQISNPGPAIPKDIADNIFSPFVTDKANGLGIGLTLALLYARQLSGTIFLSTNDDEKITFSLCLPE; this is encoded by the coding sequence ATGCAGATCATAAAAGACCTATTTAACGGGTATTCAGCACCCCTTTTGGTTTTACATCGTAATAACCGGGAAATCTGTTTTGCCACTCATCCTTCTTCCAGTGTTGATGAACTGTTAGGTCAGAGTTTTGAGCAAGCCGTTACTATAGTTGATGAGAATATCTCTAAGGAACCGGTTGCCTGCCTTCAAAATCAATGGCTGAGCTTTGATGAACGGGCATTTACATGGAGAGATGAAGAATACACTCTCATCGTTTTTAAACAACGGAATGAAGTTCCGGATGAGGAAACCTTAGCCTCATGGAGAAATATGATTGCCGTTATGCTCCACCGGTTCCGTTCTCCCCTTACCGGTATAACCGGCTATGTTGATTTACTGAATGAGTACAACGAGAATGAACAGCAAGAAAAATATTTCGACCTGATTGATAAGGGCATCAACCGCCTGTATGATATGATGGATGAGCTGGAAATCCTTTACACCATCGACCCAAATGCGATGGAAGATGACGAGGAATCCACCTCCCTGAAAGCTGAGAAATTAGTCGAAAGCATCTTGCTTGACTACCCCGCAGACGTTCAGAAACGCATCAATGTACAAGCTATAGATCCGGACTTTGAGTTCAAGGGAAATCCTTCCAGCCTCAAAAACATCCTTGAGCTTTTAATTCAAAATGGCCTTCAGCATGGAGCGGATAACACTGTTACTGTTTCCGTACCTTCCGAAAGACTGATCCAGATTTCAAATCCCGGCCCGGCTATTCCCAAAGATATCGCTGACAATATATTTAGCCCGTTTGTGACTGATAAAGCAAACGGACTTGGTATTGGATTGACTCTGGCCTTGCTCTACGCCCGTCAGCTTAGTGGAACTATTTTCTTATCTACTAATGATGATGAGAAGATCACCTTTAGTTTGTGCCTGCCTGAATAG
- a CDS encoding flagellar basal body protein — MKRSILLLYFPIVPEKNGYQVFERDLGELAQQLQLSVRVTHNQSKISMNFIDSNHSQMLARAMDTYSLRQKVTASNIANADTPNYKRHEVLFEEELQQAQLDEGISGMKAVTPSIVQTDESVTLEDEMIEMADTQIRVQMVTRSLRHHFSLLKSGITGINR; from the coding sequence ATGAAGCGGTCAATTCTACTCCTGTATTTTCCGATTGTTCCTGAAAAAAATGGATATCAGGTATTTGAGAGAGATTTAGGTGAGCTGGCACAGCAATTGCAATTATCCGTGCGAGTGACTCACAACCAAAGCAAAATTTCAATGAACTTTATCGATAGTAATCATAGTCAAATGCTGGCCCGGGCGATGGATACCTATTCACTTCGCCAAAAAGTGACGGCTTCTAACATTGCCAATGCCGACACGCCTAATTATAAAAGGCATGAAGTGCTTTTTGAAGAAGAACTTCAGCAGGCCCAGCTGGATGAAGGCATCAGCGGCATGAAAGCCGTAACACCATCAATTGTACAAACAGATGAAAGCGTGACATTGGAAGATGAGATGATTGAAATGGCCGATACGCAAATTCGGGTACAAATGGTTACCCGTTCGCTTCGCCATCACTTCAGTCTTCTTAAATCCGGAATTACAGGCATTAACCGATAA
- a CDS encoding flagellar basal body rod C-terminal domain-containing protein, with protein sequence MLPDRLSSTFQTAAQGLALQRERISVASQNIANAQTSAPAGSENVYRPKRVQSLAPDQQKFLQVLSESVSSLTRTNPKHMATGVGNSPNGEKATGLGPEFHVSEQNKFRYEYDPNHPDADENGMVKYPDIDMVREMTEMVSANRLYEANLSSIEAEKEIIKRSLEI encoded by the coding sequence ATGCTCCCAGATAGATTATCATCAACATTTCAAACCGCCGCTCAGGGCCTGGCCTTACAACGCGAGCGGATTTCCGTGGCATCGCAAAATATTGCTAATGCTCAAACTTCGGCACCCGCAGGCTCCGAGAATGTTTATCGGCCAAAACGGGTACAATCTTTAGCTCCGGACCAACAAAAATTTCTACAGGTCCTTTCCGAGAGCGTTTCTTCACTTACAAGAACCAACCCAAAGCACATGGCTACCGGTGTTGGAAATAGTCCTAATGGTGAGAAAGCAACCGGGCTGGGTCCGGAGTTTCATGTAAGCGAACAGAACAAATTCCGCTACGAGTATGATCCCAACCACCCCGATGCCGATGAAAACGGGATGGTAAAATATCCGGACATCGACATGGTGCGCGAAATGACGGAAATGGTAAGTGCCAATCGTCTGTATGAAGCCAATTTGAGTAGCATCGAAGCTGAAAAAGAAATTATTAAACGATCACTGGAGATCTGA
- the fliE gene encoding flagellar hook-basal body complex protein FliE: MQSPVQLNGLQLPKDIEITPKHYEIAVDDIEKDSFADMLSNAINGVDTTMKTSESKMQDYVAGKTDNVADVMISMQRAQLSFQMMVEVRNKAIETYNEISRMQI, translated from the coding sequence ATGCAGAGCCCAGTACAATTAAACGGATTACAGTTACCCAAGGATATTGAAATTACCCCGAAGCATTATGAGATCGCGGTAGATGATATTGAAAAAGATTCCTTTGCTGATATGCTTTCCAACGCGATCAACGGGGTAGATACAACGATGAAAACTTCTGAATCAAAGATGCAGGATTACGTGGCCGGTAAAACCGACAACGTTGCGGACGTGATGATCTCAATGCAGCGTGCTCAGCTGAGCTTCCAGATGATGGTTGAAGTGCGCAACAAAGCCATTGAGACCTACAATGAAATAAGCAGAATGCAAATATAA
- the fliF gene encoding flagellar basal-body MS-ring/collar protein FliF, with the protein MNKYVESFQEFFGPLSNAQRAMFVVLMLVVLTIIGGVFYWSQQEENVLLFGSLQPEVAQEIVTELNNRGINYELQESGRAIYVASDKVHELRLELAPMGGSFSDVKGYELFDTNALGMTDFMQQVNKKRALEGELARSINSLEQVEFSRIHLVLPERSPFEDVSVEASASVILNLKKGQALKKEQIEGITSLIAGSVEGLESANVTVLDQAGNRLTDEIDYESELAFGSSQMQLRQKTEAYLTERGQSMLDRVLGAGNSILRVSVEHDFDRVVRESDLIDPDSRTVISEEKREQTNNDEVMEPVAGNVTNNNQTGSVVVASNNNGSTVQTRNYEVNRTREVFEKTQGELKMVSASVLLNYKQRFEEGEEGEQTLVSEPYSEQEVEEFKEVVKVALGIQDSRGDQLTVKQVEFFDKHPIDSGDFFTGQPTFTNNILRWSLIGITFVVVILLINSLKKKSGIDELRTMSNFEAGDQLEGGEKQGSLPGESSAANQLEGAEGNPGTEGEEQAKQLPEKKYNKDEIVNFVELKPAEAAQVMRAMIASEEN; encoded by the coding sequence ATGAATAAGTATGTAGAAAGTTTTCAGGAGTTTTTTGGTCCGCTGAGTAATGCCCAGCGTGCCATGTTTGTGGTGCTGATGCTGGTGGTGCTCACCATCATCGGGGGCGTGTTTTACTGGTCGCAACAGGAGGAGAACGTGCTCCTGTTTGGATCTCTTCAGCCTGAGGTAGCCCAGGAAATTGTAACCGAACTGAATAATCGGGGAATCAACTACGAGCTGCAGGAAAGCGGCCGCGCTATTTATGTAGCCAGCGATAAGGTTCACGAACTGCGGCTGGAGCTGGCCCCGATGGGCGGTAGTTTCTCGGACGTAAAAGGCTACGAGCTTTTTGATACCAATGCGCTTGGTATGACCGACTTTATGCAACAGGTAAATAAAAAGCGGGCTCTTGAAGGGGAGTTGGCCCGGTCTATCAACAGCCTGGAGCAGGTTGAGTTTTCCCGCATCCATTTGGTGCTGCCCGAGCGTTCTCCTTTTGAAGATGTCTCCGTGGAGGCCTCGGCATCGGTAATCCTGAACCTGAAAAAGGGACAAGCTCTCAAAAAAGAACAAATTGAAGGGATAACCTCTCTGATTGCCGGTAGTGTGGAAGGACTGGAATCGGCCAACGTAACTGTACTCGATCAGGCCGGAAACAGGCTGACCGATGAAATTGATTATGAATCAGAACTCGCTTTCGGATCATCCCAAATGCAGCTTCGCCAAAAAACGGAAGCTTACCTGACTGAACGGGGACAGTCGATGCTGGATCGGGTTCTGGGAGCCGGCAACAGTATTCTCCGGGTTTCGGTTGAACATGATTTTGACCGAGTTGTGCGGGAGTCTGATTTAATTGACCCCGACAGCCGAACCGTTATTTCAGAAGAGAAAAGGGAACAAACCAATAACGATGAGGTCATGGAGCCGGTTGCCGGGAATGTGACAAACAACAACCAGACCGGTTCGGTGGTGGTTGCCAGCAATAACAACGGGTCAACGGTTCAAACCAGAAATTACGAGGTAAACCGAACCCGGGAAGTTTTTGAGAAAACTCAGGGTGAGTTAAAGATGGTGTCGGCTTCGGTGCTGCTGAACTACAAACAGCGGTTTGAAGAAGGCGAAGAGGGAGAGCAAACGCTGGTAAGTGAGCCATACTCTGAGCAGGAAGTGGAAGAATTTAAGGAAGTTGTGAAGGTAGCCCTGGGTATTCAGGACAGCCGAGGAGATCAGCTCACGGTAAAACAGGTTGAGTTCTTTGATAAGCATCCGATTGACAGCGGCGACTTTTTTACCGGCCAGCCTACCTTCACCAATAACATTTTACGATGGTCTCTCATCGGGATCACCTTCGTGGTCGTGATTCTGCTGATTAACAGCCTGAAGAAGAAATCCGGAATAGATGAACTCAGAACGATGAGTAATTTTGAAGCAGGCGATCAGCTTGAGGGTGGTGAAAAGCAAGGTTCACTTCCGGGAGAAAGTTCTGCGGCAAATCAGCTTGAAGGGGCTGAAGGCAACCCGGGCACAGAGGGTGAAGAACAAGCTAAGCAGCTTCCGGAGAAGAAATACAACAAAGACGAAATTGTGAATTTTGTTGAATTGAAACCGGCTGAAGCCGCTCAGGTTATGAGAGCAATGATAGCATCAGAAGAAAATTAA
- the fliG gene encoding flagellar motor switch protein FliG — MATTTKSKPGVFNDISDLSGPQKAAVFIMSIGTRTAATMMKSLSETEIEKITLEIAKIKDVKAEVVDAVLQEYYALMEVKQYMLNGGVDAAEDLLAQLGDSANSEKMLKRLKAQSGSTVFDEFQQTKITQIASFIQNEHPQVAALIFSQLNVEKSAEILGYLDKELQADIVYRLASMDKISSEVIEEIEEVIKEHMGGMDTLGDRVKSGTNIVAQILNGSDITVERHVLETIGERDEQMASDIKEQMFLFEDILHFDDRTVQLIINEMEKADMVMGLKGVDEALANKFLKNMSNRAADMLREDMDALGPVALKDVKEAQQRIIKKIKELEEDGQISTRKMDEEEIVE, encoded by the coding sequence ATGGCAACTACTACAAAAAGTAAACCCGGTGTTTTTAATGATATTTCGGACTTAAGCGGTCCTCAAAAGGCAGCTGTGTTTATCATGAGTATTGGTACTCGCACCGCAGCAACCATGATGAAATCACTGAGTGAAACCGAAATCGAGAAAATCACTCTCGAGATTGCAAAGATCAAAGATGTAAAAGCGGAAGTCGTGGATGCCGTTCTACAGGAGTATTATGCCCTGATGGAAGTGAAGCAATACATGCTGAATGGTGGTGTAGATGCCGCCGAAGATCTGCTTGCTCAATTGGGAGACAGCGCTAACTCCGAAAAAATGCTGAAGCGACTTAAAGCACAGTCGGGCAGTACGGTTTTTGATGAATTTCAGCAGACTAAAATCACACAAATTGCCTCCTTTATTCAGAATGAACATCCGCAGGTGGCAGCGCTGATTTTTTCTCAGCTGAATGTTGAGAAGTCGGCCGAAATACTTGGGTATCTCGACAAAGAACTGCAGGCAGATATTGTGTACCGCCTGGCCAGTATGGATAAAATTTCCAGTGAGGTAATCGAAGAAATTGAGGAAGTGATCAAAGAACATATGGGCGGTATGGATACCCTTGGAGACCGCGTGAAAAGCGGAACCAACATTGTGGCCCAAATTCTTAACGGTTCTGATATTACCGTTGAGCGCCATGTGCTGGAGACTATCGGAGAAAGAGACGAGCAAATGGCCAGCGACATCAAGGAGCAAATGTTCTTGTTCGAGGATATTCTGCACTTCGACGACCGTACCGTTCAGCTTATCATCAACGAGATGGAAAAAGCCGATATGGTTATGGGACTTAAAGGGGTGGATGAAGCCCTGGCAAATAAATTCCTCAAAAACATGTCGAACCGTGCGGCCGATATGTTACGTGAAGATATGGATGCCCTTGGTCCGGTTGCCTTGAAAGATGTGAAAGAAGCGCAACAGCGTATCATCAAGAAGATAAAAGAACTGGAAGAAGACGGCCAGATTTCTACCCGTAAGATGGATGAAGAAGAGATAGTTGAGTAA
- a CDS encoding FliH/SctL family protein, with protein sequence MRTQKVLQNNQISWFNEGSKRLNYQMIFNESEVKNEEDEYTEETTDINELLDERDARWKRKLEQVRNEAYAEGFDAGQAEGIEAARAEIDEKLSVVREALEQAHEEWKSRQQILEPGLLDMVFEISESILGIPVENPSIRESLEEKLAPLLQKINEQSKPILWVCEDDLEFVQALKDDFSKSMVLNMQVSEECNPGEFRLETQEETVVHNFREMLDEFKKTLALPSWK encoded by the coding sequence ATGAGAACTCAGAAGGTCTTACAAAATAATCAAATAAGCTGGTTTAATGAGGGCAGCAAGCGCCTGAATTACCAGATGATTTTCAACGAAAGTGAGGTTAAAAACGAAGAAGATGAATACACGGAAGAAACGACAGATATTAATGAGCTACTTGATGAAAGAGATGCCCGTTGGAAAAGAAAGCTTGAACAGGTTCGCAATGAAGCTTACGCTGAAGGATTTGATGCAGGCCAGGCTGAAGGCATAGAAGCGGCCCGGGCTGAGATCGATGAAAAGCTTTCAGTGGTCAGGGAGGCTTTGGAGCAAGCTCATGAGGAGTGGAAAAGCCGCCAACAGATATTGGAGCCAGGCTTGTTGGATATGGTTTTCGAGATTAGTGAATCTATTCTCGGTATCCCGGTTGAAAATCCCTCAATAAGAGAATCCCTTGAGGAAAAATTAGCTCCGCTGCTGCAAAAGATTAACGAGCAGTCGAAGCCCATTCTTTGGGTTTGCGAAGATGACCTGGAATTTGTGCAGGCACTGAAAGACGATTTTTCCAAAAGCATGGTACTGAACATGCAGGTCTCAGAAGAATGCAATCCCGGCGAGTTCCGGCTGGAAACCCAGGAAGAAACAGTGGTTCACAATTTCAGGGAAATGCTCGATGAATTTAAAAAGACATTGGCCCTGCCATCATGGAAATAG